Proteins from one Coffea arabica cultivar ET-39 chromosome 8c, Coffea Arabica ET-39 HiFi, whole genome shotgun sequence genomic window:
- the LOC113706917 gene encoding DNA-directed RNA polymerases IV and V subunit 2 isoform X1: MNKVLKVLSASSIADSANPNSKLSNPPSLFWICYFISFNSGNLILMDASDAIKDSGIGSSKDNLFDQSLSMDIDDIDFDDFDDMLNSITLRELGEDFLKKFCKKAATAFFEQYGFISHQINSYNNFVKYRIQEVFDSVGEIVVEPGFDPSKRGDGDWKYASIKFGKVILEKPDIWIGEKLFGEGKNEYLKVLPRHARLQNMTYSARIKVETHVQVYTKKLLRSDKAKTGMAEYVENHCEKEEKKEIIIGRLPVMVRSELCWMNEAEKDDCEFDHGGYFIIKGAEKTFIAQEQICMIRLWLSRVPNWMVSYRPIAKRKRVYLKLVSNSKFESIIGGEKVLSVYFAVAEMPVWILFFALGASSDREVVDLINLDIEDTKIANILTESIYDADDNCTDFRRGKNALDHVHKLLKNCKFPPAEPVEECIRNLLFPNLTGFKQKARFLGYMVKCLLEAYTGRRKVDNRDDFRNKRLELASELLERELKVHLKHAERRMVKAIQKDIYGDHELRGIETYVDASIISNGLSRAFSTGAWSHPYKKMERVSGVVATLRRTNPLQMTADMRKTRQQVSYTGRVGDARYPHPSHWGKICFLSTPDGENCGLVKNLASLGLVSTTVLESLLDKLLDCGLKLLLDDTSSSTHEEHKIFLDGDWIGTCKDSALFVAELKNKRRSKEIPQQVEIKRDEKHREIRVFSDAGRVLRPLLVVENLKRIKDLKGEDCSFQSLLDRGIIELIGPEEEEDCVTAWEIGLLYTGSKEKPPMKYTHCELDQSFLLGLSCGIIPFANHDHARRVLYQSEKHSQQAIGFSTTNPSIRVDTNIHQLYYPQKPLFRTMLSDSLGKPSYPRHRGMLPRPEYFNGQCAIVAVNVHLGYNQEDSLVMNRASLERGMFRSEHIRSYKSDVDETENLGKRHKPEDFVKFGKMPSKIGRVDSLDDDGFPFIGASLQTGDIVIGKYSESGTDHSVKLKHTEKGMVQKVVLSANDEGKNFAVVSLRQVRSPGLGDKFSSMHGQKGVLGFLESQENFPFTAQGIVPDIVINPHAFPSRQTPGQLLEAALAKGIALGGAQKYATPFSTLSVDAIGDQLQRLGFSRWGNERMYNGRTGEMIHTMVFMGPTFYQRLTHMAEDKVKFRNTGPVHPLTRQPVADRKRFGGIKFGEMERDCLIAHGAASNLHERLFTLSDSSEMHICRKCRSMANVIQRPVFGGRKIRGPFCRLCESAEDIVRVNVPYGAKLLCQELFSMGISLKFDTELC; the protein is encoded by the exons GGGAATTTGATACTAATGGATGCATCTGATGCCATAAAAGATTCGGGAATTGGGAGTAGCAAAGATAACTTATTTGATCAATCCTTATCGATGGATATTGATGACATTGACTTTGATGATTTCGATGACATGCTCAACTCTATAACCCTACGGGAGTTGGGTGAagatttcttgaagaaattttgtAAGAAGGCAGCAACTGCCTTTTTTGAACAGTATGGTTTCATTAGTCATCAAATCAATTCTTACAATAATTTCGTCAAGTATCGGATTCAAGAAGTCTTTGACTCTGTTGGTGAGATTGTGGTTGAGCCAGGGTTTGATCCTTCAAAGCGGGGTGATGGAGATTGGAAATACGCATCTATAAAGTTTGGCAAAGTCATTCTTGAGAAGCCAGACATTTGGATAGGTGAGAAGTTATTTGGAGAAGGTAAAAACGAGTATCTAAAAGTGCTTCCTCGTCATGCCCGGCTTCAGAACATGACTTATTCAGCTAGGATAAAAGTGGAGACTCATGTACAG gtCTACACCAAGAAGCTTCTAAGAAGTGACAAGGCAAAAACTGGAATGGCAGAGTATGTAGAGAATCATTGTGAAAAGGAGGAGAAGAAGGAGATCATAATTGGGAGGCTCCCTGTTATGGTGAGGTCTGAGTTATGTTGGATGAATGAAGCCGAAAAGGATGATTGCGAATTTGACCATGGTGGATATTTCATTATCAAGGGTGCTGAAAAG ACATTTATTGCACAGGAGCAAATCTGCATGATAAGGCTTTGGCTGTCTCGTGTCCCAAACTGGATGGTTTCTTACCGTCCAATTGCTAAAAGGAAAAGAGTGTATCTGAAGCTAgttagtaattcaaaatttgagaGTATCATTGGAGGAGAAAAGGTTCTTTCTGTTTATTTTGCTGTTGCTGAAATGCCCGTGTGGATACTGTTTTTTGCCCTTGGTGCATCTTCTGATAGAGAGGTGGTAGATTTGATCAATTTGGACATTGAAGACACCAAAATTGCAAATATACTTACTGAATCGATATATGATGCTGATGATAATTGTACGGACTTCCGCAGAGGTAAGAATGCTCTTGATCACGTTCATAAACTTCTGAAGAACTGTAAATTTCCTCCTGCTGAGCCTGTGGAAGAATGCATCAGAAATctactgtttccaaatttaactGGCTTTAAGCAGAAAGCCCGCTTCCTTGGGTACATGGTGAAGTGTCTATTGGAAGCATATACTGGCCGACGAAAGGTTGACAACCGGGATGATTTCAGAAACAAGAGATTGGAGTTGGCTTCTGAGCTGTTGGAGCGGGAGCTGAAGGTACACCTTAAACATGCTGAGAGGCGTATGGTGAAAGCTATTCAAAAAGATATCTATGGAGATCATGAACTGCGGGGCATTGAAACCTATGTGGATGCATCAATCATTTCGAATGGTCTTTCAAGAGCATTTTCAACTGGAGCATGGTCACATCCGTACAAGAAAATGGAAAGGGTTTCTGGAGTGGTCGCTACCCTTAGGCGGACAAACCCCTTGCAGATGACTGCTGACATGAGGAAAACACGGCAGCAGGTTTCATATACTGGGAGAGTTGGTGATGCTAGATATCC GCACCCTTCACACTGGGGAAAGATATGCTTTCTCTCTACTCCAGATGGAGAAAATTGTGGGCTTGTTAAAAACTTAGCCAGCTTGGGACTTGTCAGCACAACAGTATTGGAATCTCTTCTTGACAAATTACTTGATTGTGGTTTAAAATTATTACTAGATGATACTTCATCCTCAACACATGAAGAGCACAAGATTTTTTTGGATGGGGACTGGATTGGGACATGCAAGGATTCTGCATTATTTGTAGCAGAGCTAAAGAATAAGCGTCGGAGCAAGGAGATCCCACAGCAG GTGGAAATAAAGAGAGATGAAAAGCATAGAGAAATCCGTGTATTTTCTGATGCTGGAAGGGTTCTTCGTCCCCTCCTAGTTGTTGAGAATCTGAAAAGGATCAAAGATTTGAAAGGGGAGGACTGTTCTTTCCAATCTCTTTTGGACAGGGGAATCATTGAACTTATTGGAcctgaagaggaagaagattgTGTAACTGCTTGGGAAATTGGCTTGTTGTACACAGGCAGCAAAGAGAAGCCTCCCATGAAATATACACATTGTGAACTTGACCAGTCATTCTTATTAGGTTTAAGCTGTGGAATTATCCCATTTGCTAACCATGATCATGCACGAAGGGTCTTGTACCAGTCTGAGAAGCACTCTCAACAGGCTATTGGGTTTTCCACTACAAACCCAAGTATCAGAGTTGATACAAATATCCATCAATTGTATTATCCCCAGAAGCCACTTTTCCGAACCATGCTTTCAGATTCTCTTGGAAAGCCTTCCTATCCTCGTCATAGAGGAATGCTGCCACGACCTGAATATTTTAATGGGCAATGTGCTATAGTGGCAGTTAACGTACATCTTGGTTACAATCAGGAGGATTCCTTGGTAATGAATCGTGCTTCACTAGAGCGTGGCATGTTCCGATCCGAGCATATAAGAAGCTACAAGTCAGATGTAGATGAGACGGAAAACTTGGGGAAGAGGCACAAGCCTGAGGACTTTGTAAAGTTTGGAAAGATGCCGAGTAAAATTGGACGCGTTGACAGCCTTGATGATGATGGTTTTCCATTCATTGGTGCTAGCCTCCAGACTGGTGACATAGTCATAGGTAAATATTCAGAATCAGGGACCGATCATAGTGTGAAACTAAAGCACACTGAAAAAGGCATGGTTCAGAAGGTTGTACTGTCAGCTAATGATGAGGGCAAGAACTTTGCTGTGGTATCTCTGAGGCAG gttCGTTCTCCAGGTCTGGGCGACAAGTTTTCAAGCATGCATGGGCAGAAGGGTGTTCTGGGTTTCCTAGAATCTCAGGAGAATTTTCCATTTACAGCACAAGGAATAGTTCCAGATATCGTAATTAATCCACATGCATTTCCTTCACGACAAACTCCTGGGCAACTTTTAGAGGCTGCATTGGCTAAGGGAATTGCTCTAGGAGGTGCACAGAAATATGCCACACCTTTTTCAACCTTATCTGTTGATGCTATAGGAGACCAACTTCAGAG GCTTGGATTTTCAAGGTGGGGAAATGAGAGAATGTACAATGGGCGAACAGGTGAAATGATTCATACTATGGTTTTCATGGGTCCGACATTTTATCAACGCCTTACTCATATGGCTGAAGATAAAGTAAAATTTCGGAACACGGGACCAGTCCATCCACTCACTCGTCAGCCAGTGGCAGACAGGAAGCGgtttggtgggataaaatttgGTGAGATGGAACGGGATTGCCTTATAGCTCATGGTGCTGCATCAAATTTGCATGAACGCCTCTTCACTCTCAGCGATTCTTCAGAGATGCATATCTGTCGCAAATGCAGGAGTATGGCCAATGTAATCCAGAGGCCAGTGTTCGGTGGCCGCAAGATTCGTGGCCCTTTCTGTCGGTTATGTGAGTCTGCAGAAGACATTGTTAGGGTGAATGTGCCTTATGGTGCCAAGTTGCTCTGTCAAGAGCTTTTCAGCATGGGCATATCTCTGAAGTTTGACACCGAGTTATGCTGA
- the LOC113706917 gene encoding DNA-directed RNA polymerases IV and V subunit 2 isoform X2 codes for MDASDAIKDSGIGSSKDNLFDQSLSMDIDDIDFDDFDDMLNSITLRELGEDFLKKFCKKAATAFFEQYGFISHQINSYNNFVKYRIQEVFDSVGEIVVEPGFDPSKRGDGDWKYASIKFGKVILEKPDIWIGEKLFGEGKNEYLKVLPRHARLQNMTYSARIKVETHVQVYTKKLLRSDKAKTGMAEYVENHCEKEEKKEIIIGRLPVMVRSELCWMNEAEKDDCEFDHGGYFIIKGAEKTFIAQEQICMIRLWLSRVPNWMVSYRPIAKRKRVYLKLVSNSKFESIIGGEKVLSVYFAVAEMPVWILFFALGASSDREVVDLINLDIEDTKIANILTESIYDADDNCTDFRRGKNALDHVHKLLKNCKFPPAEPVEECIRNLLFPNLTGFKQKARFLGYMVKCLLEAYTGRRKVDNRDDFRNKRLELASELLERELKVHLKHAERRMVKAIQKDIYGDHELRGIETYVDASIISNGLSRAFSTGAWSHPYKKMERVSGVVATLRRTNPLQMTADMRKTRQQVSYTGRVGDARYPHPSHWGKICFLSTPDGENCGLVKNLASLGLVSTTVLESLLDKLLDCGLKLLLDDTSSSTHEEHKIFLDGDWIGTCKDSALFVAELKNKRRSKEIPQQVEIKRDEKHREIRVFSDAGRVLRPLLVVENLKRIKDLKGEDCSFQSLLDRGIIELIGPEEEEDCVTAWEIGLLYTGSKEKPPMKYTHCELDQSFLLGLSCGIIPFANHDHARRVLYQSEKHSQQAIGFSTTNPSIRVDTNIHQLYYPQKPLFRTMLSDSLGKPSYPRHRGMLPRPEYFNGQCAIVAVNVHLGYNQEDSLVMNRASLERGMFRSEHIRSYKSDVDETENLGKRHKPEDFVKFGKMPSKIGRVDSLDDDGFPFIGASLQTGDIVIGKYSESGTDHSVKLKHTEKGMVQKVVLSANDEGKNFAVVSLRQVRSPGLGDKFSSMHGQKGVLGFLESQENFPFTAQGIVPDIVINPHAFPSRQTPGQLLEAALAKGIALGGAQKYATPFSTLSVDAIGDQLQRLGFSRWGNERMYNGRTGEMIHTMVFMGPTFYQRLTHMAEDKVKFRNTGPVHPLTRQPVADRKRFGGIKFGEMERDCLIAHGAASNLHERLFTLSDSSEMHICRKCRSMANVIQRPVFGGRKIRGPFCRLCESAEDIVRVNVPYGAKLLCQELFSMGISLKFDTELC; via the exons ATGGATGCATCTGATGCCATAAAAGATTCGGGAATTGGGAGTAGCAAAGATAACTTATTTGATCAATCCTTATCGATGGATATTGATGACATTGACTTTGATGATTTCGATGACATGCTCAACTCTATAACCCTACGGGAGTTGGGTGAagatttcttgaagaaattttgtAAGAAGGCAGCAACTGCCTTTTTTGAACAGTATGGTTTCATTAGTCATCAAATCAATTCTTACAATAATTTCGTCAAGTATCGGATTCAAGAAGTCTTTGACTCTGTTGGTGAGATTGTGGTTGAGCCAGGGTTTGATCCTTCAAAGCGGGGTGATGGAGATTGGAAATACGCATCTATAAAGTTTGGCAAAGTCATTCTTGAGAAGCCAGACATTTGGATAGGTGAGAAGTTATTTGGAGAAGGTAAAAACGAGTATCTAAAAGTGCTTCCTCGTCATGCCCGGCTTCAGAACATGACTTATTCAGCTAGGATAAAAGTGGAGACTCATGTACAG gtCTACACCAAGAAGCTTCTAAGAAGTGACAAGGCAAAAACTGGAATGGCAGAGTATGTAGAGAATCATTGTGAAAAGGAGGAGAAGAAGGAGATCATAATTGGGAGGCTCCCTGTTATGGTGAGGTCTGAGTTATGTTGGATGAATGAAGCCGAAAAGGATGATTGCGAATTTGACCATGGTGGATATTTCATTATCAAGGGTGCTGAAAAG ACATTTATTGCACAGGAGCAAATCTGCATGATAAGGCTTTGGCTGTCTCGTGTCCCAAACTGGATGGTTTCTTACCGTCCAATTGCTAAAAGGAAAAGAGTGTATCTGAAGCTAgttagtaattcaaaatttgagaGTATCATTGGAGGAGAAAAGGTTCTTTCTGTTTATTTTGCTGTTGCTGAAATGCCCGTGTGGATACTGTTTTTTGCCCTTGGTGCATCTTCTGATAGAGAGGTGGTAGATTTGATCAATTTGGACATTGAAGACACCAAAATTGCAAATATACTTACTGAATCGATATATGATGCTGATGATAATTGTACGGACTTCCGCAGAGGTAAGAATGCTCTTGATCACGTTCATAAACTTCTGAAGAACTGTAAATTTCCTCCTGCTGAGCCTGTGGAAGAATGCATCAGAAATctactgtttccaaatttaactGGCTTTAAGCAGAAAGCCCGCTTCCTTGGGTACATGGTGAAGTGTCTATTGGAAGCATATACTGGCCGACGAAAGGTTGACAACCGGGATGATTTCAGAAACAAGAGATTGGAGTTGGCTTCTGAGCTGTTGGAGCGGGAGCTGAAGGTACACCTTAAACATGCTGAGAGGCGTATGGTGAAAGCTATTCAAAAAGATATCTATGGAGATCATGAACTGCGGGGCATTGAAACCTATGTGGATGCATCAATCATTTCGAATGGTCTTTCAAGAGCATTTTCAACTGGAGCATGGTCACATCCGTACAAGAAAATGGAAAGGGTTTCTGGAGTGGTCGCTACCCTTAGGCGGACAAACCCCTTGCAGATGACTGCTGACATGAGGAAAACACGGCAGCAGGTTTCATATACTGGGAGAGTTGGTGATGCTAGATATCC GCACCCTTCACACTGGGGAAAGATATGCTTTCTCTCTACTCCAGATGGAGAAAATTGTGGGCTTGTTAAAAACTTAGCCAGCTTGGGACTTGTCAGCACAACAGTATTGGAATCTCTTCTTGACAAATTACTTGATTGTGGTTTAAAATTATTACTAGATGATACTTCATCCTCAACACATGAAGAGCACAAGATTTTTTTGGATGGGGACTGGATTGGGACATGCAAGGATTCTGCATTATTTGTAGCAGAGCTAAAGAATAAGCGTCGGAGCAAGGAGATCCCACAGCAG GTGGAAATAAAGAGAGATGAAAAGCATAGAGAAATCCGTGTATTTTCTGATGCTGGAAGGGTTCTTCGTCCCCTCCTAGTTGTTGAGAATCTGAAAAGGATCAAAGATTTGAAAGGGGAGGACTGTTCTTTCCAATCTCTTTTGGACAGGGGAATCATTGAACTTATTGGAcctgaagaggaagaagattgTGTAACTGCTTGGGAAATTGGCTTGTTGTACACAGGCAGCAAAGAGAAGCCTCCCATGAAATATACACATTGTGAACTTGACCAGTCATTCTTATTAGGTTTAAGCTGTGGAATTATCCCATTTGCTAACCATGATCATGCACGAAGGGTCTTGTACCAGTCTGAGAAGCACTCTCAACAGGCTATTGGGTTTTCCACTACAAACCCAAGTATCAGAGTTGATACAAATATCCATCAATTGTATTATCCCCAGAAGCCACTTTTCCGAACCATGCTTTCAGATTCTCTTGGAAAGCCTTCCTATCCTCGTCATAGAGGAATGCTGCCACGACCTGAATATTTTAATGGGCAATGTGCTATAGTGGCAGTTAACGTACATCTTGGTTACAATCAGGAGGATTCCTTGGTAATGAATCGTGCTTCACTAGAGCGTGGCATGTTCCGATCCGAGCATATAAGAAGCTACAAGTCAGATGTAGATGAGACGGAAAACTTGGGGAAGAGGCACAAGCCTGAGGACTTTGTAAAGTTTGGAAAGATGCCGAGTAAAATTGGACGCGTTGACAGCCTTGATGATGATGGTTTTCCATTCATTGGTGCTAGCCTCCAGACTGGTGACATAGTCATAGGTAAATATTCAGAATCAGGGACCGATCATAGTGTGAAACTAAAGCACACTGAAAAAGGCATGGTTCAGAAGGTTGTACTGTCAGCTAATGATGAGGGCAAGAACTTTGCTGTGGTATCTCTGAGGCAG gttCGTTCTCCAGGTCTGGGCGACAAGTTTTCAAGCATGCATGGGCAGAAGGGTGTTCTGGGTTTCCTAGAATCTCAGGAGAATTTTCCATTTACAGCACAAGGAATAGTTCCAGATATCGTAATTAATCCACATGCATTTCCTTCACGACAAACTCCTGGGCAACTTTTAGAGGCTGCATTGGCTAAGGGAATTGCTCTAGGAGGTGCACAGAAATATGCCACACCTTTTTCAACCTTATCTGTTGATGCTATAGGAGACCAACTTCAGAG GCTTGGATTTTCAAGGTGGGGAAATGAGAGAATGTACAATGGGCGAACAGGTGAAATGATTCATACTATGGTTTTCATGGGTCCGACATTTTATCAACGCCTTACTCATATGGCTGAAGATAAAGTAAAATTTCGGAACACGGGACCAGTCCATCCACTCACTCGTCAGCCAGTGGCAGACAGGAAGCGgtttggtgggataaaatttgGTGAGATGGAACGGGATTGCCTTATAGCTCATGGTGCTGCATCAAATTTGCATGAACGCCTCTTCACTCTCAGCGATTCTTCAGAGATGCATATCTGTCGCAAATGCAGGAGTATGGCCAATGTAATCCAGAGGCCAGTGTTCGGTGGCCGCAAGATTCGTGGCCCTTTCTGTCGGTTATGTGAGTCTGCAGAAGACATTGTTAGGGTGAATGTGCCTTATGGTGCCAAGTTGCTCTGTCAAGAGCTTTTCAGCATGGGCATATCTCTGAAGTTTGACACCGAGTTATGCTGA
- the LOC140013316 gene encoding cytosolic sulfotransferase 5-like: MSTTASLVPCSKDQKQEELMQEYCKNLLSTLPRKRWFGSSYLYKYNGFWLGPKGMPGLIACQNHFQARDTDFLLITTPKSGTTWLKALMFTLANRKIYPINQNHPLLKQNPHSLVPFMEFFCSPEKMNPDFSCPLGRLYSTHCPLTLLPESVLNSGCKIVYLCRNIKDTFVSYWHFSKKLGAEASLEEFFDMFCEGVSLSGPVWDHVLGYWRESLEKPEKVLFLKYEALQEKPSFHLKLLAEFMGCPISPEEETCGFVDEVLGLCSFDNLSNLEANKSGTFKTVGNEMFFRKGKVGDWKNYLTGEMEERIDHITAQKFFGSGLSL; this comes from the coding sequence ATGTCCACAACTGCATCCTTAGTCCCttgctcaaaagatcaaaaacAAGAGGAACTAATGCAAGAATACTGCAAGAACCTGTTGTCAACCCTCCCCAGAAAGAGATGGTTTGGTTCTTCTTATCTGTACAAGTACAATGGCTTTTGGCTCGGTCCTAAAGGGATGCCGGGGCTCATTGCATGCCAAAACCATTTCCAAGCTCGGGACACTGATTTCCTACTAATTACCACTCCCAAATCAGGCACCACATGGCTGAAGGCCCTTATGTTCACCTTAGCCAACCGAAAGATTTATCCAATCAACCAAAACCATCCTTTGCTCAAGCAAAATCCTCACTCTCTGGTGCCATTCATGGAATTTTTTTGCTCACCAGAAAAAATGAACCCTGACTTTTCTTGTCCATTGGGAAGACTATATTCGACTCACTGTCCACTTACCCTACTGCCCGAGTCGGTGCTGAATTCAGGTTGCAAGATTGTCTACCTATGCAGAAATATTAAGGATACTTTCGTCTCATATTGGCACTTCTCCAAGAAGTTAGGGGCTGAAGCTTCACTCGAAGAGTTTTTCGACATGTTTTGTGAGGGAGTGAGCCTTTCTGGACCAGTTTGGGATCATGTTTTAGGCTACTGGAGAGAAAGCTTGGAGAAGCCTGAAAAGGTCCTGTTTTTGAAGTATGAAGCCCTGCAGGAAAAGCCAAGTTTTCATCTGAAACTTTTAGCTGAGTTCATGGGGTGTCCGATTTCACCCGAGGAAGAGACATGTGGTTTTGTTGATGAGGTTTTGGGGCTTTGTAGCTTTGATAACTTGAGCAATTTAGAAGCGAACAAGAGCGGGACCTTCAAGACTGTTGGAAATGAAATGTTTTTTCGGAAAGGAAAGGTTGGAGATTGGAAAAATTATTTGACAGGTGAGATGGAAGAACGCATTGATCATATCACTGCCCAAAAGTTCTTCGGATCTGGATTGAGTCTATAG